One window of the Shewanella khirikhana genome contains the following:
- a CDS encoding Na+/H+ antiporter NhaC family protein codes for MNQSNASSQRPASFVALLPLFVFLALFIGAGVYFTQQGVDFAFYQLPSVVAILPAIVLALLLSKQKLNQAIDTFIGGIGHSNIIAMCLIYLLAGAFASVAKATGGVDATVALGLSLIPSDLLLPGFFVIAAFIATAMGTSMGTIAAVAPIALGVSEQADISLPLMAGAIISGALFGDNLSIISDTTIAATRTQGCDMKDKFRENLIFAIPASLITLVAFTLAGHGEANVAPQSVDLVKVLPYLCILFLAVAGVNVFVVLMLGILLAGGVGLTTTDYTVVNFSKDIYAGFTNMQEIFILSMLVGGLAALMQQQGGLTFVSNLIERLIARFSKAKGEASCRAAELGMAGIVSLTNACVANNTVSIVVSGDIARDLAQKHGVSAKRSASVLDIFSCIVQGLIPYGAQALLIGATFAITPLEAVSYAWYCMILALVAVLIVVFRKRH; via the coding sequence TTGAACCAGTCCAACGCCTCCAGCCAGCGTCCGGCTTCGTTTGTGGCACTGCTGCCACTGTTTGTGTTCCTTGCCCTGTTTATTGGCGCCGGTGTTTACTTCACCCAGCAAGGGGTGGACTTCGCCTTCTATCAGCTGCCCAGCGTGGTGGCCATTCTGCCCGCCATCGTACTGGCGCTGCTGCTGTCCAAGCAGAAGCTCAATCAGGCCATAGATACCTTTATCGGTGGGATTGGCCACAGCAACATCATCGCCATGTGTTTGATTTATTTGCTGGCAGGCGCCTTCGCTTCGGTTGCCAAGGCCACCGGCGGCGTGGATGCCACTGTGGCGCTGGGACTGTCGCTCATCCCCTCTGATTTGCTGCTGCCGGGCTTTTTTGTAATTGCAGCCTTTATCGCCACCGCCATGGGTACCTCCATGGGGACTATCGCTGCGGTCGCGCCCATTGCCCTTGGGGTATCTGAGCAGGCCGATATTTCTCTGCCACTGATGGCCGGTGCCATCATCTCCGGCGCCCTGTTTGGTGATAACCTGTCTATCATTTCCGATACCACCATTGCCGCGACCCGTACCCAGGGCTGCGACATGAAAGACAAGTTCCGCGAGAACCTGATTTTCGCCATCCCTGCATCGCTTATCACCCTGGTGGCCTTCACACTGGCAGGCCATGGTGAGGCCAATGTGGCGCCCCAGTCTGTGGACCTGGTTAAGGTGCTGCCGTACCTGTGTATTCTGTTTTTGGCAGTGGCCGGTGTGAACGTGTTTGTGGTGCTGATGCTGGGTATTTTGCTGGCAGGCGGTGTGGGCCTTACCACCACCGATTACACTGTAGTGAACTTCAGCAAGGACATTTACGCCGGTTTCACCAACATGCAGGAAATCTTTATTCTGTCGATGCTGGTGGGCGGCCTTGCGGCACTGATGCAGCAACAGGGCGGCCTGACCTTTGTCAGCAACCTGATTGAGCGCCTGATTGCCCGCTTCTCCAAGGCCAAGGGCGAAGCGTCCTGCCGCGCCGCCGAGCTTGGCATGGCTGGCATAGTGTCGCTGACCAACGCCTGTGTGGCCAACAACACAGTGTCGATTGTGGTCAGCGGCGATATTGCCCGCGACCTGGCACAGAAGCACGGCGTCAGCGCCAAGCGCAGCGCCAGCGTACTGGATATCTTTTCCTGTATTGTTCAAGGACTTATACCGTACGGCGCTCAGGCACTTTTGATTGGCGCAACCTTTGCCATTACCCCTTTGGAGGCAGTATCCTATGCGTGGTACTGTATGATCCTCGCGTTGGTGGCAGTGCTGATAGTGGTATTCAGGAAACGCCACTGA
- a CDS encoding pseudouridine synthase: MTLTPKSTPQAQAPTANAGKGIRLCKFLADAGVCSRRAASRLIEAGRVSLDGETANHTIRVLPGAQVCVDGAPISHGAPRQYYLFNKPVGMDCRLLPNDPSSLLDYLQSRFPPQLHLYPAGRLDKDSRGLLLLTNDGELTQQLMHPDYHHEKGYLVTLDKPPLAADIAAIAAGLDYGDGLTRPCRIKHPPTQTEDNTQLRMWLTEGKKRQIRRLWQARGYRVVDLLRESIQSLTLGSLTEGEIRPLTEAELSALKQSLAIKQP; the protein is encoded by the coding sequence ATGACTCTCACGCCAAAATCCACACCCCAAGCCCAGGCCCCGACCGCTAACGCGGGCAAAGGCATACGTTTATGCAAGTTTCTCGCAGACGCAGGCGTGTGCTCCCGCCGGGCAGCCTCACGGCTGATTGAAGCAGGCCGGGTGAGCCTTGATGGTGAAACGGCAAACCACACCATCAGGGTGTTACCTGGCGCTCAGGTGTGTGTGGATGGAGCCCCCATTAGCCACGGCGCGCCGCGCCAATACTATCTTTTCAACAAACCCGTTGGCATGGACTGCCGGTTGCTGCCAAACGATCCCAGCAGCCTGCTGGATTATTTGCAGAGCCGATTTCCGCCACAGCTTCACCTCTACCCCGCAGGCCGGTTGGATAAAGACTCCCGCGGCCTCTTACTGCTCACTAACGACGGCGAGCTGACCCAGCAGCTGATGCACCCGGATTATCATCACGAAAAGGGCTATCTGGTGACCCTCGATAAACCACCGCTGGCAGCAGACATCGCCGCCATTGCCGCCGGCCTCGATTACGGTGATGGCCTCACCCGCCCCTGCCGGATTAAACATCCACCCACTCAAACCGAAGACAATACACAGCTGCGTATGTGGCTGACTGAGGGCAAAAAGCGGCAAATACGCCGCCTGTGGCAGGCCCGGGGTTATCGGGTGGTGGATCTGCTCAGAGAATCGATACAAAGCCTGACCCTTGGCAGTCTCACCGAAGGCGAAATACGGCCCCTGACCGAGGCTGAACTCAGTGCGCTCAAGCAGTCTTTGGCCATCAAGCAGCCTTAG
- a CDS encoding tetratricopeptide repeat protein — MAAEPVCFTDPADVPERILDCEALIAKTQGMGVTEFEAGTHLIALYIKQGDLDAASRWDAQLAVSLKQREFPPELTFNYLRRSGILAYRQGKYPAALGQFTRAYESAQSPQQLSISLSDLGTAHMAMGQFADAISAFEQSLAGKKRLLLDEAQNEAQKTGQNVSIAVTLNNLGNVYLKMADWPRAEAYFLQAAELYQQAGQLDRMAHTQENIARVLSHQSKHQQAAEVLQRSLSYFESVADKTAMLRVLLLQADGQFSLGQTQLAAQIIEKANQMETEVGQTAQSILLNLAMGRLLSLQGQFQQSDAMLTSGLNRALESADPLVTSRFYDALVDNAERYQRWQLANQYLKAKFTYDGEEHQKQYDQTLAEIRTKFEYEQQQQALDMLQKDNQISALQISRRNFQLGLLLGGLVLLMLVAAVVIRRLHQARLAERQVMQTQVDVHRARVAELGVSLESLRGAFGKLNQAMLVADNKDRIIFANQASLNLLGYRGSETDNMQLDVLIPRGNDNFWASLSDGAEFENLLIRDVQVNTASGPIQCQLEVSSIASGEPITVIHLMRAGEQPASHQAALLSETEFHQLLVDLMIYSVDAWEQSSRQSRIELAEQSGIWRVSIDEGRLRTRSLDRYLSIRTLPRNPRWREVLRTGHYVLAECGLGDERAAELSAKLEKVNQHLYARALL; from the coding sequence ATGGCGGCAGAGCCTGTGTGTTTTACCGACCCCGCAGACGTACCCGAGCGGATCCTGGATTGTGAGGCTCTGATCGCCAAGACTCAGGGAATGGGAGTCACCGAGTTTGAAGCTGGCACCCATCTGATAGCGCTCTATATCAAACAGGGTGATTTGGACGCCGCCAGCCGCTGGGATGCCCAGTTGGCTGTATCCCTGAAGCAGCGCGAGTTCCCCCCGGAGCTGACATTCAACTATCTGCGTCGCAGTGGCATTCTCGCTTATCGTCAGGGCAAGTATCCGGCCGCTCTGGGGCAATTCACCCGTGCCTACGAGTCGGCACAAAGCCCGCAGCAGTTGTCCATATCGCTGAGCGATCTGGGGACGGCACATATGGCAATGGGCCAGTTTGCAGATGCTATCTCGGCGTTTGAGCAAAGTCTGGCGGGCAAAAAGCGCCTGCTTCTGGATGAGGCTCAAAATGAGGCTCAGAAAACGGGCCAAAATGTGAGTATTGCCGTAACGCTCAATAACCTCGGCAACGTCTACCTGAAAATGGCCGACTGGCCCCGGGCCGAAGCCTATTTTCTGCAGGCTGCTGAGCTATACCAACAGGCCGGCCAGCTTGATCGCATGGCCCATACCCAGGAGAACATTGCCAGGGTGCTGAGCCACCAAAGTAAGCATCAACAGGCCGCTGAGGTGTTGCAACGTAGCTTGAGCTACTTCGAGTCCGTAGCCGACAAAACCGCCATGCTCAGAGTGTTGTTGCTTCAGGCTGATGGGCAATTTTCTCTGGGGCAAACCCAGCTGGCGGCGCAGATCATCGAGAAGGCCAATCAAATGGAAACTGAAGTGGGCCAAACGGCCCAAAGCATACTGCTGAATCTGGCCATGGGCAGGCTGCTCAGTTTGCAGGGGCAGTTTCAGCAGTCTGACGCCATGCTCACCAGCGGGCTTAACCGGGCACTGGAGTCGGCCGATCCCCTGGTGACGTCACGCTTTTATGATGCTCTGGTAGACAATGCCGAGCGCTATCAACGCTGGCAATTGGCCAATCAGTACCTGAAAGCCAAGTTCACCTATGACGGTGAAGAGCATCAGAAGCAATATGACCAAACTCTGGCGGAGATCCGCACCAAATTCGAGTATGAACAGCAACAACAGGCGCTGGACATGCTGCAAAAGGACAACCAGATTTCGGCGTTGCAGATAAGCAGACGCAATTTCCAGCTTGGATTGTTGCTGGGTGGGCTGGTATTGCTGATGCTGGTGGCCGCAGTGGTTATCAGGCGTTTGCATCAGGCGAGGCTGGCGGAGCGTCAGGTGATGCAGACCCAGGTCGATGTTCACCGCGCTCGGGTGGCAGAGCTGGGTGTTTCGCTGGAGTCGCTGCGCGGCGCCTTCGGTAAGCTGAATCAGGCCATGCTGGTGGCCGATAATAAAGACAGGATCATATTTGCCAATCAAGCGAGCCTGAACTTGCTTGGGTATCGGGGCAGCGAAACCGACAATATGCAGCTTGATGTGCTGATCCCGAGAGGAAACGATAACTTTTGGGCGAGCCTGAGTGATGGTGCCGAGTTTGAAAATCTGCTGATCCGCGATGTGCAAGTCAACACGGCCTCGGGTCCGATACAGTGTCAATTGGAGGTTTCCAGCATCGCCAGTGGCGAGCCCATTACCGTTATCCATCTGATGCGAGCCGGTGAGCAGCCCGCTTCCCACCAAGCGGCGCTGCTCAGCGAGACGGAGTTTCATCAGCTGTTGGTGGATTTGATGATCTATTCGGTCGATGCCTGGGAGCAATCGAGCAGGCAAAGTCGAATTGAGCTCGCCGAGCAGAGCGGGATCTGGCGGGTGTCTATCGACGAAGGGAGACTTAGAACCCGCTCTTTGGATCGCTATCTGTCTATCCGTACCTTGCCCCGCAATCCCAGATGGCGGGAGGTGCTGCGAACGGGCCACTATGTGCTGGCGGAGTGTGGCCTGGGGGACGAGCGCGCAGCAGAGCTCAGCGCCAAATTGGAGAAGGTGAACCAGCACCTGTATGCCCGGGCATTGCTCTAG
- a CDS encoding S46 family peptidase gives MKKWLLTAAIAAAFGAQADEGMWQPHQLPALAKTLKAKGLEINPESISKLTEFPMNAVISLGGCTASFVSPKGLVVTNHHCAYGSIQYNSTAEKNLLADGFLAKSFDEELPAAPGSRVYVTESVTDVTADIKAGLESLKGDAFYKGVEAKEKAMVAECEKEDGYRCSVYSFHGGLEYYLIKQMEIRDVRLVHNPAASVGKYGGDIDNWMWPRHTGDYSFYRAYVSKDGKPADFSKDNVPYEPKSFLKVSAKGVKDGDFVMVTGYPGRTNRYRTASEVENQFTWNYPASRELRERIIDLIKETAPEGSDARIKYESTLASLANYAKNFASMIEFYGKSTMLEDRKAREAELAAWIKADAKRQAKYGQTLADLERLVSESNKTQELDLILGYMGYSTPMSTAKRLYRLAHEKQLPDMEREPGFQDRDMTRFKAGLERIDRRYDAEVDKAVLFEMLTRYAALPADKRRADIDAYFGIGKKFDEKKLKKQLDKMYAKTEIGNKDVRMAWMDKSVADFKASKDPFIQLAVATFDTSMAREKADKELAGELMKVRPAYMEAIIAYNNEQGKPVYADANSSLRVTYGNVKGYSPKDGLYAVPFTRLEGITQKDTGVDPFDAPKAQLELIKAKQYGDFYVKDIDSVPVNFLSTVDTTGGNSGSPTLNGRAELVGLLFDGVYESIIGDWNYDDNINRSIHVDSRYMLWVMKYLDKADNLLAEMDIVE, from the coding sequence ATGAAAAAATGGTTACTGACCGCTGCCATCGCGGCCGCCTTTGGCGCCCAGGCAGATGAAGGTATGTGGCAACCTCATCAGTTGCCTGCGCTGGCAAAAACGCTGAAAGCCAAGGGCCTGGAAATCAACCCCGAGTCCATCTCCAAACTGACCGAATTCCCCATGAATGCCGTGATTAGCCTGGGTGGCTGTACCGCGTCATTCGTGTCGCCAAAAGGTCTGGTAGTGACTAACCACCACTGTGCCTATGGCTCAATCCAGTACAACTCCACCGCCGAGAAAAACCTGCTGGCGGATGGCTTTTTGGCCAAGAGCTTCGATGAAGAACTGCCTGCTGCCCCCGGCTCACGTGTGTACGTGACCGAGTCAGTAACCGACGTGACCGCCGACATCAAGGCCGGCCTTGAGTCTCTCAAGGGCGATGCCTTCTACAAGGGTGTTGAAGCCAAAGAAAAGGCCATGGTGGCCGAGTGTGAAAAAGAAGACGGCTATCGCTGCAGCGTGTATAGCTTCCATGGCGGCCTCGAGTACTACCTCATCAAGCAGATGGAAATCCGCGACGTGCGTCTGGTACACAACCCAGCCGCCAGCGTGGGCAAATACGGCGGTGATATCGATAACTGGATGTGGCCACGTCACACCGGCGACTACTCTTTCTACCGCGCCTATGTGAGCAAAGACGGCAAGCCAGCCGACTTCTCCAAAGACAACGTGCCATACGAGCCAAAGAGCTTCCTGAAAGTCTCTGCCAAGGGCGTGAAGGACGGAGATTTTGTGATGGTAACCGGCTACCCTGGCCGTACCAACCGCTACCGCACCGCCTCTGAAGTCGAAAACCAGTTCACCTGGAACTACCCCGCCAGCCGCGAGCTGCGTGAGCGCATTATCGACCTCATCAAAGAAACTGCGCCGGAAGGCAGCGATGCCCGTATCAAGTACGAAAGCACGCTCGCAAGCCTGGCCAACTATGCCAAGAACTTCGCATCTATGATTGAGTTCTACGGCAAGTCCACCATGCTGGAAGACCGCAAGGCCCGTGAAGCCGAGCTGGCTGCCTGGATCAAGGCCGATGCCAAGCGTCAGGCCAAGTATGGTCAGACTCTGGCAGACCTCGAGCGTCTGGTCAGCGAAAGCAACAAGACTCAGGAACTGGATCTGATCCTGGGCTACATGGGTTACTCCACCCCAATGAGCACTGCCAAGCGCCTGTATCGTCTGGCCCATGAAAAGCAACTGCCGGACATGGAGCGTGAGCCAGGCTTCCAGGATCGCGACATGACCCGCTTCAAGGCCGGTCTTGAGCGCATCGATCGCCGCTACGACGCCGAAGTGGACAAGGCTGTTCTGTTTGAAATGCTGACCCGTTACGCCGCGCTGCCAGCCGACAAGCGCCGCGCCGACATCGATGCCTACTTTGGTATTGGCAAGAAGTTTGACGAGAAGAAGCTCAAGAAGCAGCTCGACAAGATGTACGCCAAAACCGAAATCGGTAACAAAGACGTGCGCATGGCGTGGATGGACAAGTCTGTGGCCGACTTTAAAGCCAGCAAAGACCCATTCATCCAACTGGCCGTTGCCACCTTCGACACCTCTATGGCCCGTGAAAAGGCCGACAAAGAGCTGGCCGGTGAGCTGATGAAGGTACGTCCTGCCTATATGGAAGCCATCATTGCCTACAACAACGAGCAGGGTAAGCCGGTTTATGCCGACGCCAACTCCAGCCTGCGTGTGACCTACGGTAACGTGAAGGGTTACTCTCCAAAGGATGGTCTGTACGCCGTGCCATTCACCCGCCTCGAAGGCATCACCCAGAAAGACACAGGTGTTGACCCATTCGATGCGCCCAAGGCGCAGCTGGAACTGATCAAAGCCAAGCAGTACGGTGATTTCTACGTGAAAGACATCGACTCTGTGCCTGTGAACTTCCTGTCTACCGTGGATACCACAGGTGGTAACTCTGGTTCGCCAACCCTGAACGGCCGCGCCGAACTGGTGGGTCTGCTGTTTGATGGTGTGTACGAGAGCATCATTGGCGACTGGAACTACGACGACAACATCAACCGCTCCATCCACGTCGACAGCCGCTACATGCTGTGGGTGATGAAGTACCTCGACAAAGCAGACAACCTGCTGGCCGAGATGGATATTGTTGAATAA
- a CDS encoding aromatic amino acid transport family protein produces the protein MNLKILGSIAIVAGTAIGAGMLALPLATAALGVIPALVLLIGVWAISAYTSLLMLEINLRSGVGDNVHAITGKTLGKKGQIIQGASFLSLLFALTAAYLTGGSSLLVLRFETMFDIALDNQLAVLVFTLALGSIAALGVGWVDKLSRLLFTLMVALLVLVVGFLLPEVDSATIAADAVQKASGNAWMAAIPVVFTSFGFHVCIATLVRYLDGDAVNLRKVLLIGSTIPLVCYILWLLVTLGTVGGDTIEGFGGALPKLIGALQDIAAQPLVGKCVSVFADLALITSFLGVTMSLFDFLAELTRAKTGMAGRLQTWLITFVPPVLCALYVPEGFVAVLGFAAIPLVFMIIFLPIAMAMKQRSEGAEGYQVRGGNLALGLVGVAGLAIIAAQLYVAL, from the coding sequence GTGAATTTGAAAATACTAGGCTCTATCGCCATTGTGGCGGGTACCGCCATTGGTGCCGGCATGTTGGCGTTGCCTCTGGCCACCGCCGCCCTCGGGGTGATCCCGGCACTTGTGCTGCTGATTGGCGTGTGGGCCATCTCCGCATACACCTCCCTGCTGATGCTCGAAATCAACCTGCGCAGTGGCGTGGGCGACAACGTACATGCCATCACAGGCAAGACCCTGGGCAAGAAGGGCCAGATTATTCAGGGCGCGTCGTTTTTGAGCCTGCTGTTTGCCCTGACCGCCGCTTACCTCACCGGCGGTTCATCATTGTTGGTGCTGCGTTTTGAAACCATGTTTGATATCGCTCTGGATAACCAGCTGGCGGTGTTGGTGTTTACCCTGGCACTGGGCAGCATTGCCGCCCTGGGTGTGGGCTGGGTAGATAAGCTCTCAAGGCTGCTGTTTACCCTGATGGTGGCACTTTTGGTGCTGGTGGTCGGGTTCCTGCTGCCGGAAGTGGACAGCGCCACCATTGCCGCCGATGCGGTGCAAAAAGCCTCGGGTAACGCCTGGATGGCGGCTATCCCAGTGGTGTTTACTTCCTTTGGTTTCCATGTGTGTATCGCAACCCTGGTGCGCTATCTTGATGGCGATGCGGTGAACCTGCGCAAGGTGCTGCTGATTGGCTCTACCATCCCGCTGGTGTGTTACATCCTGTGGCTGCTGGTGACCTTGGGCACCGTGGGCGGCGACACCATTGAAGGCTTTGGCGGCGCCCTGCCCAAGCTGATTGGCGCTTTGCAGGACATTGCAGCCCAGCCGCTGGTGGGCAAGTGTGTGTCTGTGTTTGCCGACCTTGCGCTTATTACCTCCTTCCTTGGGGTAACCATGAGCCTGTTCGACTTTTTGGCCGAACTGACCCGCGCCAAAACCGGCATGGCTGGTCGCCTGCAAACCTGGCTGATTACCTTTGTGCCGCCGGTGCTGTGTGCCCTGTATGTGCCCGAAGGCTTTGTGGCGGTTCTGGGTTTTGCCGCCATTCCGCTGGTGTTTATGATTATCTTCCTGCCGATTGCCATGGCGATGAAGCAGCGCAGTGAAGGCGCCGAAGGCTATCAGGTGCGCGGTGGCAATCTGGCGCTGGGGCTGGTGGGTGTGGCAGGACTTGCCATCATCGCCGCCCAGCTTTACGTTGCCCTGTAA
- a CDS encoding TMEM165/GDT1 family protein: protein MLEAFTASTLTVAIAEIGDKTQLLALLLAARFKNKTAIILGIFIATLANHFAAAWLGQWASGLISPELARYLVAGSFFAIALWVLVPDKVEAEESALYRFGPFLATLVLFFIAEIGDKTQVATVVLSARYDDLWMVVMGTTVGMLLANVPVVIAGHFSADKLPMTWIHRGTAVLFAVMGVATLLWH from the coding sequence ATGTTAGAAGCCTTTACCGCCTCCACGTTGACCGTGGCCATCGCCGAAATCGGTGATAAAACCCAACTGCTGGCCCTGCTGCTGGCTGCCCGCTTTAAAAACAAGACCGCCATTATCCTCGGCATTTTCATTGCGACCCTGGCAAACCATTTTGCCGCCGCCTGGCTTGGCCAATGGGCATCGGGGTTGATCAGTCCTGAGCTGGCGCGCTATCTGGTGGCGGGCAGTTTCTTCGCCATCGCCCTGTGGGTGCTGGTGCCCGATAAAGTGGAAGCCGAAGAAAGTGCGCTCTACCGTTTCGGCCCCTTCCTGGCGACCCTGGTACTGTTCTTTATTGCCGAAATCGGTGACAAAACCCAGGTGGCCACAGTGGTACTCTCGGCCCGTTATGATGACTTGTGGATGGTGGTGATGGGCACCACTGTGGGCATGCTGCTTGCCAACGTGCCTGTGGTGATCGCCGGTCATTTCAGTGCCGACAAGCTGCCGATGACCTGGATCCACCGCGGCACTGCGGTGCTGTTTGCCGTGATGGGCGTAGCCACCCTGCTGTGGCACTGA
- the katB gene encoding catalase KatB encodes MSHYITSQNGAPIADDQNSLTAGSRGPVLLQDWQLIEKLAHFNRERIPERVVHAKGTGAYGTFTLTRDLSEYTIADHFIGEGKVSETFVRFSTVGGEMGSADAERDPRGFAVRFYTRQGNHDVVGNNTPTFFLRDGIKFPDFIHTQKRNPQTNLKDPQAMWDFWSLNPEALHQVTILMSDRGIPANYRQMHGYGSHTFSLWNAKGERFWVKFHFKSQQGVVNLTNEQADKLKGIDPDSSQRDLMVAIMDGNFPRWTVNVQIMPEADANTYHIDPFDLTKVWPHKDYPLIEIGVLELNRMPQNYFAEVEQAALAPSNLVPGVGASPDKMLQARLFAYADAQRYRIGANYNQLPVNCPHATVANHHQRGGAMAGTQCPYHQSTGQQTQTGGDASANYGPSTATGALADASHFVEPPLRLEGEAARYSRYGKDDYTQAGNLYRLFSEGEKNRLAETIASTLRQVTTEVQQRMLAHFDQADADYGQRIRAAL; translated from the coding sequence ATGAGTCACTATATCACCAGCCAAAACGGCGCTCCTATCGCCGATGACCAGAACTCCCTGACTGCCGGCAGCCGCGGCCCGGTATTGCTGCAAGACTGGCAACTGATTGAAAAGCTAGCGCACTTTAACCGCGAGCGTATCCCCGAGCGGGTCGTGCACGCCAAGGGTACTGGCGCTTACGGTACCTTCACCCTGACCCGTGACTTGTCTGAGTACACCATTGCCGACCACTTTATCGGCGAAGGCAAGGTGAGCGAAACCTTCGTGCGTTTCTCCACCGTGGGCGGTGAAATGGGCTCAGCCGATGCTGAGCGCGACCCACGTGGTTTTGCAGTGCGCTTTTACACTCGGCAGGGTAACCACGATGTAGTGGGTAACAACACCCCCACTTTCTTCCTGCGTGATGGCATCAAGTTCCCGGACTTTATCCACACCCAGAAGCGTAACCCTCAGACTAACCTCAAAGATCCTCAGGCCATGTGGGACTTCTGGTCGCTGAATCCTGAGGCGCTGCATCAGGTGACTATTCTGATGTCTGACCGCGGTATTCCGGCCAACTATCGTCAGATGCACGGCTATGGCTCCCACACCTTCAGCCTGTGGAATGCCAAAGGCGAGCGTTTCTGGGTCAAGTTCCACTTCAAGTCCCAGCAGGGGGTGGTGAACCTGACCAACGAGCAGGCCGATAAGCTCAAGGGCATAGATCCTGACTCGTCCCAGCGGGATCTGATGGTGGCCATCATGGATGGCAACTTCCCGCGCTGGACCGTGAATGTGCAGATTATGCCGGAAGCCGATGCCAACACCTATCACATCGACCCGTTCGATTTGACCAAGGTATGGCCACACAAGGACTACCCCCTGATTGAAATTGGGGTACTGGAGCTTAATCGCATGCCACAGAACTACTTTGCCGAAGTAGAGCAGGCGGCGCTGGCCCCCAGCAACCTGGTGCCGGGTGTGGGCGCCTCGCCGGACAAGATGCTGCAAGCCCGTTTGTTTGCCTATGCCGACGCCCAGCGCTATCGCATCGGTGCCAACTACAACCAGCTGCCGGTGAACTGCCCACATGCCACTGTGGCCAATCATCACCAGCGTGGCGGCGCCATGGCCGGTACCCAGTGCCCTTATCACCAGAGCACAGGTCAGCAGACCCAGACAGGTGGTGATGCCAGCGCCAACTATGGCCCAAGCACGGCAACCGGTGCCCTGGCGGATGCCAGCCACTTTGTTGAGCCGCCGCTGCGTCTCGAAGGTGAAGCCGCCCGCTACAGCCGTTACGGCAAGGACGACTACACCCAGGCTGGTAACCTGTACCGCCTGTTCAGTGAAGGGGAGAAGAATCGCCTCGCCGAGACCATCGCCTCGACCCTGCGTCAGGTAACAACAGAAGTGCAGCAGCGGATGTTGGCGCACTTCGACCAGGCAGATGCCGACTACGGCCAGCGTATTCGCGCCGCGCTCTAA
- a CDS encoding YgjV family protein encodes MDTATIWEWVGYLASVVVAISLMMANIKKLRWWNLIGAALFVAYGLAIDALPVALVNFFIVLIDAYYLVKLYREPDSN; translated from the coding sequence ATGGACACAGCAACAATCTGGGAATGGGTGGGCTATCTGGCCTCTGTGGTGGTGGCCATTTCCCTGATGATGGCCAACATTAAAAAACTGCGCTGGTGGAACCTGATTGGCGCCGCGCTGTTTGTGGCCTATGGCCTCGCCATCGACGCCTTGCCTGTGGCGCTGGTGAATTTCTTTATCGTATTGATTGATGCGTATTATTTGGTGAAGCTTTATCGCGAGCCAGACAGTAACTAA
- a CDS encoding PaaI family thioesterase yields the protein MSIWFRPVTLEDCAKMDEGMHGRGTLMKTLGIQISEIGDDYMKATMPATPAVHNPLGIVHGGANVVLAETVASYAANFVVDFEKFYCVGQEINANHLRAARNGVLTATARPVHLGKRSSVWEVLVHNGAGELTCISRMTAAVVER from the coding sequence ATGAGTATTTGGTTCAGGCCCGTCACCCTGGAAGATTGCGCCAAAATGGACGAAGGCATGCATGGCCGTGGCACCCTGATGAAGACCCTTGGGATCCAAATCAGCGAAATCGGTGACGACTACATGAAGGCGACCATGCCAGCCACTCCCGCGGTGCACAATCCGCTGGGCATAGTTCATGGCGGTGCCAATGTGGTACTGGCCGAAACCGTGGCCAGTTATGCCGCCAATTTCGTGGTGGATTTTGAAAAGTTTTACTGCGTGGGGCAGGAGATTAACGCCAACCACCTGCGCGCCGCCCGTAACGGTGTGCTTACCGCCACTGCCAGGCCGGTGCATCTGGGTAAACGCAGCTCTGTGTGGGAGGTGCTGGTGCATAATGGCGCCGGTGAACTCACCTGTATTTCACGTATGACGGCGGCGGTTGTCGAGCGCTGA